One segment of Oceanotoga teriensis DNA contains the following:
- the pdxR gene encoding MocR-like pyridoxine biosynthesis transcription factor PdxR yields MFDYKINKNIDKKLYLQVYESIKKDILTRKIVANTKLPPIRKIASDLKLNPSTIVKAYNLLEEEKLVYKKLGSGSYVAYLDDEMNDSEDYNDLKINERLNSGQINIENNINFASATPSANLFPVEDFKSVLIKVLDRDGGDAFTYQQTQGYYPLRKCISEKLKEDCIATNPEKIQIVSGAQQAIDLISRILLNEKDTVVVEEPTYSGAIASFNNRNTNIKSFPIQKDGIDLSEFEKFLNKNNIKLFYTMPTFQNPTGILWSEEKKQKLLELSYKYDFYILEDDCLSELYYDKIKLKSLKSMDKNGKIIYIKSYSKIFMPGLRLGFIILPEDLFNPFVSFKYSSDISSPGLNQRAFEMYLKEGYWDKHIEKMRVLYKKRFEKMYNKIKEIKEFEIFEVPMGGLYFWIKINDNFENLFLKASKRGVSILPGKVFSPEGNIKNFYRLSFADADEQKIEKGMNIIKSIIQDDKNLDLYPIL; encoded by the coding sequence ATGTTTGATTATAAGATAAATAAAAATATTGATAAAAAACTTTATTTACAAGTTTATGAATCTATAAAAAAGGACATTTTAACAAGGAAAATAGTTGCAAATACTAAATTGCCACCTATAAGAAAAATAGCTTCAGATTTAAAATTAAATCCTTCTACAATCGTAAAAGCATATAATTTACTTGAAGAAGAAAAACTTGTATACAAAAAGCTTGGTAGTGGTAGCTATGTAGCTTATTTAGATGATGAAATGAATGATTCGGAAGATTATAATGATTTAAAAATAAATGAGAGATTGAATTCTGGACAAATAAATATAGAGAATAACATAAATTTCGCTTCAGCCACTCCATCGGCTAATTTATTTCCAGTAGAAGATTTTAAAAGTGTTTTGATAAAGGTTTTAGATAGAGATGGTGGAGATGCTTTTACTTATCAACAAACTCAAGGTTATTATCCATTGAGAAAATGTATATCTGAAAAACTTAAAGAAGATTGTATCGCTACAAATCCGGAAAAAATACAAATTGTATCTGGAGCACAACAAGCAATTGATTTGATAAGTAGAATACTTTTGAATGAAAAAGATACAGTTGTAGTTGAAGAACCAACATACTCTGGAGCTATAGCTTCGTTTAATAATAGAAATACAAATATAAAATCATTTCCAATTCAAAAAGATGGGATAGATCTTTCAGAATTCGAAAAATTTTTAAACAAAAATAATATAAAATTATTTTATACTATGCCAACATTTCAGAATCCTACAGGTATTTTATGGAGTGAAGAAAAAAAACAAAAACTCTTAGAACTTTCATATAAATATGATTTTTATATTTTAGAAGATGATTGCCTTTCTGAACTTTATTATGACAAAATTAAATTAAAATCTTTAAAATCTATGGACAAAAATGGAAAAATTATATATATAAAAAGTTATTCGAAAATATTTATGCCTGGACTTAGACTTGGATTTATAATTTTACCCGAAGATCTTTTTAATCCTTTTGTATCTTTTAAATATTCGAGTGATATTTCAAGTCCAGGATTAAATCAGAGAGCCTTTGAAATGTATTTAAAAGAAGGATATTGGGATAAACATATTGAAAAAATGAGAGTATTATATAAAAAAAGATTTGAGAAAATGTATAATAAAATAAAAGAAATAAAAGAGTTTGAGATATTTGAAGTTCCTATGGGAGGATTATATTTTTGGATAAAGATAAATGATAATTTTGAAAATTTATTTTTAAAAGCTTCCAAAAGAGGTGTATCAATATTACCTGGAAAAGTATTTTCTCCAGAAGGAAATATTAAAAATTTCTATAGACTTAGTTTTGCCGATGCAGATGAACAAAAAATAGAGAAAGGAATGAATATAATAAAAAGTATAATACAAGATGATAAAAACTTAGATTTATATCCAATTCTGTAA
- a CDS encoding nucleotide pyrophosphohydrolase, whose amino-acid sequence MKFVEERDWNQYHNPKDLIISLNLEAAELLEIFQWKDEKEVKQVLSDEREHIEEEVADVAIYLMEFCNYLGIDLYEAIDKKIVKNGIKYPVNKCKGSNKKYNEL is encoded by the coding sequence ATGAAATTTGTTGAAGAAAGAGACTGGAATCAATATCATAATCCTAAAGATCTTATAATATCCCTTAATCTTGAAGCTGCTGAATTACTTGAGATATTTCAATGGAAAGATGAAAAAGAAGTGAAACAAGTGTTGAGTGATGAAAGAGAACATATTGAAGAAGAAGTTGCTGATGTTGCTATTTATTTGATGGAATTTTGTAATTATTTAGGTATAGATTTATATGAAGCAATTGATAAAAAAATTGTAAAAAATGGTATAAAATATCCCGTAAATAAATGTAAAGGTTCAAATAAAAAATATAATGAATTATGA
- a CDS encoding AEC family transporter yields the protein MNFSNIFNQIFVLFFLILIGYVSRKINVFNDSGTKGLSDLVLKITLPAMIIQSMQKEFSPELLGKVFQIVIISTVVYLVSFIISLFFPKLIGSSKDELGAYKFALVFSNVGFMGFPVIKAAFGNDALFYTAIYNLPFNFLVFTLGIVLLANNKEKNKFDLKMFLNPGIISVLIGMIIFIFSIKLPTAVDETLSLLGSVTTPLSMLVIGSLLAKSSIKNIFSNPKVYIISFARLFLMPIIVYFILKPFVNDYLMIGIPLLITAMPVAANSAILAEEYGGNAELSSQTVFISTLLSIISIPLILKWFVA from the coding sequence ATGAATTTTTCTAATATTTTTAACCAAATCTTTGTATTATTTTTTCTAATCCTTATAGGATATGTTTCAAGAAAAATCAATGTTTTTAATGATAGTGGAACAAAAGGACTTTCCGATTTAGTTTTAAAAATCACTTTACCCGCTATGATCATTCAAAGCATGCAAAAAGAATTTTCTCCTGAACTTTTAGGAAAAGTTTTTCAAATTGTTATAATTTCAACTGTTGTATATTTAGTTTCTTTTATAATATCATTATTTTTTCCAAAACTAATCGGTTCTTCAAAAGACGAACTCGGAGCATATAAGTTTGCACTCGTCTTTTCAAATGTAGGTTTTATGGGATTTCCAGTTATTAAAGCAGCATTTGGTAATGATGCACTTTTTTATACAGCAATATATAATCTTCCTTTTAACTTTTTGGTCTTCACTTTGGGAATTGTACTTTTAGCTAATAATAAAGAAAAAAATAAATTTGATTTGAAAATGTTTTTAAATCCCGGTATTATATCGGTATTAATAGGTATGATAATATTCATATTCTCTATAAAATTACCTACGGCAGTCGACGAAACTTTATCATTACTTGGTTCCGTAACTACTCCTTTATCAATGCTTGTAATAGGTTCTTTACTCGCTAAAAGTTCTATCAAAAATATTTTCTCTAATCCTAAAGTTTATATAATAAGTTTTGCAAGATTATTTTTAATGCCAATAATTGTTTATTTTATTTTAAAACCTTTTGTAAATGACTATTTAATGATAGGTATTCCACTTTTAATAACAGCTATGCCTGTTGCTGCCAATAGTGCTATTCTTGCAGAAGAATATGGAGGAAATGCCGAATTGTCATCTCAAACTGTATTTATTTCAACCTTATTGTCAATTATATCAATACCCCTGATATTAAAGTGGTTTGTTGCTTAA
- the abc-f gene encoding ribosomal protection-like ABC-F family protein: MIFISIISIKNMTFYYNNPYKEVFENLNLNIDTSWKTGLIGRNGRGKSTLLNLIQKKLKPLMGSISLDEKISYFPFKTEEYKNVKDFIKNNIAPFQKWENLMDELLKNPTINNIERYDEIHNMYMHNNGYEIDGLIEKELYDMNMNSDILYRKKATLSGGELTRVMIIILFLKNGYFPLIDEPTNHLDLKGREILAEYLNRKKGFIIVSHDRYFLDKCIDHIIAINKSDIKVYKTNYTEWEYNFELQKNYERKTNEKLKKQINLLDEASKRSRKWSSKKEKEKAAHTDKGYIGAQSKRLMKQAMVFEQKIEKSIEEKNKLLKNEEKDYDLKIFVDEKVPNNILEIRDLKIKYGEKYIIRDFNLNLYKGQRLFIKGENGSGKTSIINAILNKIDYEGQIIIPAHIKINYASQIPKWKNGTIKENLEKEKLDEQRYRDIIACFNLRGNIWNKNLETFSDGEKKKIEIARSIVEPSGLYIWDEPMNYLDIIIREKIEEAILESNPTMIIIEHDKYFMEKIATNIIEIN, from the coding sequence GTGATATTTATATCAATAATAAGTATTAAAAATATGACTTTCTATTATAATAACCCATATAAAGAAGTATTTGAAAATCTCAATCTTAATATAGATACTTCATGGAAAACAGGATTGATTGGTAGAAATGGAAGAGGAAAAAGTACATTATTAAATTTGATACAAAAAAAGTTAAAACCTTTAATGGGAAGCATAAGTTTAGATGAAAAAATATCATATTTTCCATTTAAAACTGAAGAATATAAAAATGTAAAAGACTTTATAAAAAATAATATAGCACCATTTCAAAAATGGGAAAATTTAATGGATGAACTTTTAAAAAATCCAACTATAAATAATATTGAAAGATATGATGAAATTCATAATATGTATATGCATAATAATGGATATGAAATAGATGGATTAATAGAAAAAGAATTATATGATATGAATATGAATTCAGATATTCTTTATAGAAAGAAAGCTACATTGAGTGGTGGTGAGCTTACGAGGGTAATGATAATAATACTTTTTTTGAAAAATGGATATTTTCCACTTATTGATGAACCAACGAATCATTTAGATTTAAAAGGAAGGGAAATATTAGCTGAGTATTTGAATAGAAAAAAAGGATTTATTATAGTGTCTCATGATAGATATTTTTTAGATAAATGTATAGATCATATAATAGCCATAAATAAATCAGATATAAAAGTATATAAAACTAATTATACTGAATGGGAATATAATTTTGAACTTCAAAAAAATTATGAAAGAAAAACGAATGAAAAATTGAAAAAACAAATAAATCTTTTAGATGAAGCTTCTAAAAGAAGTAGAAAATGGTCATCTAAAAAAGAAAAAGAAAAAGCTGCTCATACGGATAAAGGTTATATAGGAGCACAATCTAAAAGGCTTATGAAGCAAGCTATGGTTTTTGAGCAAAAAATAGAAAAAAGTATAGAAGAAAAAAATAAATTATTAAAAAATGAAGAAAAAGATTATGATTTAAAAATATTTGTGGATGAAAAAGTTCCAAATAATATATTAGAAATAAGAGATTTAAAAATAAAATATGGTGAAAAATATATAATTCGAGACTTTAATTTAAATCTTTATAAAGGTCAAAGATTATTTATAAAAGGTGAAAATGGAAGTGGAAAAACATCTATAATAAATGCTATATTAAATAAAATTGATTATGAAGGTCAGATAATAATTCCGGCTCATATAAAAATAAACTATGCATCGCAAATACCAAAATGGAAAAACGGAACAATAAAAGAAAATTTAGAAAAAGAAAAATTAGATGAACAAAGGTATAGAGATATAATAGCTTGTTTTAATTTAAGAGGAAATATATGGAATAAAAATTTAGAAACATTTTCTGATGGAGAAAAAAAGAAAATAGAAATTGCAAGAAGTATAGTAGAACCAAGTGGACTTTATATTTGGGATGAGCCCATGAATTATTTAGATATAATAATAAGAGAAAAAATAGAAGAAGCAATCTTAGAATCAAATCCAACCATGATCATTATAGAACATGATAAATATTTTATGGAAAAAATAGCTACCAATATAATAGAAATAAATTAA
- a CDS encoding ROK family protein, which produces MIELSEKEKLVLHTIWNKKFGISQTDIKDSLKISKATISRAVNKLLDYKFVKEGELIPTNSKGRPQKLLLVNDKKILVSGIMIRSNHYNLVVGNLNGEIKYSEKIDIKSIDIIKSINNIPNHLKEKLGEKFENIMAFSIVTPGYVNKKDYTIRKSFFAKKQEISFKNFINDWPILFQIENDVNASLITKILFDSATFKSTFYIDKGFGASFIINNKLIRGEKGGEGEFGHFQVDPKGPKCWCGKNGCISAFFSEGYLKEYYKNILPKTYLNLEKNVFLDTLSDLYNERFTEIYVTMYEELLEKLANAITNVTDLLCIDNIILNTINPFFRGNSYKFLKDKINEYSSRNNKILPMIFTENEIKQIPLAVSLTSLIGEI; this is translated from the coding sequence TTGATAGAGTTAAGTGAAAAAGAAAAATTAGTTTTACATACAATTTGGAATAAAAAATTTGGAATTTCTCAAACAGATATAAAAGATAGTTTGAAAATAAGTAAAGCTACTATATCAAGAGCTGTTAACAAACTTCTTGATTATAAGTTTGTAAAAGAAGGCGAATTAATTCCAACTAATTCTAAAGGAAGACCTCAAAAGCTCCTTTTAGTTAATGACAAAAAAATACTTGTATCTGGAATAATGATTAGATCTAATCATTATAATCTTGTTGTTGGAAATTTGAATGGAGAGATCAAATATTCAGAAAAAATAGATATAAAAAGTATAGACATAATAAAATCAATAAATAATATTCCAAACCATTTAAAAGAAAAACTTGGAGAAAAATTTGAAAATATAATGGCTTTTAGTATAGTAACTCCTGGATATGTAAATAAAAAAGATTATACGATAAGAAAAAGTTTTTTTGCAAAAAAACAAGAAATTTCTTTTAAAAATTTTATAAATGATTGGCCTATATTATTTCAAATCGAAAATGATGTAAATGCTTCTTTAATAACGAAAATATTATTCGATTCAGCTACTTTCAAAAGCACTTTTTATATAGATAAAGGATTTGGTGCTTCTTTTATAATAAACAATAAGTTAATAAGAGGAGAAAAAGGCGGAGAAGGAGAATTTGGCCATTTTCAGGTAGATCCAAAAGGACCAAAATGTTGGTGTGGAAAGAATGGATGTATTTCAGCTTTTTTTAGTGAGGGATATTTAAAAGAATATTATAAAAATATATTACCAAAAACTTATTTGAATCTTGAAAAAAATGTTTTTTTAGATACTCTAAGTGATTTATATAATGAAAGATTTACTGAAATATATGTGACAATGTATGAAGAACTTCTTGAAAAATTAGCAAATGCTATAACAAATGTGACTGATTTATTATGCATAGATAATATTATTTTAAATACTATAAATCCATTTTTTAGAGGTAACTCATATAAATTTTTAAAAGACAAAATAAATGAATATTCATCTAGAAATAATAAAATATTACCTATGATTTTTACAGAAAATGAAATAAAACAAATACCATTGGCAGTATCTTTAACAAGCCTTATAGGCGAAATATAG
- a CDS encoding extracellular solute-binding protein: MKKILTVFLAITLMSIAFSKTTLVHWMHHSPKRAEIIYEMSEEFMKENPDVEIVIQSIPYSEYKTKLLAAIAAGSGPDVAQIPAEAIEEFYNYQIIQPFPEDIVSSKEMLEKNIEPAVKNLIIDDEVYGLPTDIQTIVLFYNPYLFEKAGLDPDKAPEDWNELIDFAKKTTVWENDKMIESGWGIAGYHPVLESFMRSAGATFWADGDKKQIKLEQAQIDTYEFFRKAIEEDKVYTPKFGSRWTGFRQIKEAMVFGHGAMVGSFKVGGHPDLIFKTAPIPKNPTTGKRITSLTSWSLVIMDDCQESEAAAKWLKFITSEDSQKLWLEQTGELPSLKSVINDPKYKNDELFGPILDSLSYAEPTFSKGWANPAGMMREVGYNEILNKGVPVKEAAEKVVEQINIYLDETFSQF; the protein is encoded by the coding sequence ATGAAAAAAATATTGACAGTATTTTTAGCTATAACTTTAATGAGTATAGCCTTTTCAAAAACTACATTAGTTCATTGGATGCATCATTCACCTAAGAGAGCAGAAATAATATATGAAATGTCTGAAGAATTTATGAAAGAAAATCCAGATGTAGAAATAGTTATACAATCTATTCCATATTCGGAATATAAAACAAAATTACTCGCAGCTATTGCAGCTGGTAGTGGACCTGATGTGGCACAAATACCAGCAGAAGCAATAGAGGAATTTTATAATTATCAAATAATTCAACCATTTCCAGAAGATATAGTTTCATCTAAAGAAATGTTAGAAAAAAATATAGAGCCAGCTGTAAAAAATTTGATAATTGATGATGAAGTATATGGCTTACCTACAGATATTCAAACAATAGTTTTATTTTATAATCCATATCTTTTTGAAAAAGCAGGATTAGATCCTGATAAAGCTCCAGAAGATTGGAATGAATTGATAGATTTTGCAAAAAAAACAACAGTTTGGGAAAATGATAAGATGATAGAAAGTGGATGGGGAATTGCAGGTTATCATCCGGTTTTAGAAAGTTTTATGCGTTCAGCAGGAGCAACATTTTGGGCAGATGGAGATAAAAAACAAATAAAACTTGAACAAGCTCAGATAGATACATACGAATTTTTTAGAAAAGCGATAGAAGAAGACAAAGTATATACACCAAAATTTGGTTCAAGATGGACAGGATTTAGACAAATAAAAGAAGCTATGGTTTTTGGACATGGTGCTATGGTAGGTTCTTTTAAAGTTGGAGGACATCCAGATCTCATTTTTAAAACAGCTCCAATACCTAAAAATCCAACAACAGGAAAAAGAATAACTTCATTAACAAGTTGGTCATTAGTTATAATGGATGATTGTCAAGAATCAGAAGCAGCGGCAAAATGGTTGAAATTTATAACTTCAGAAGATTCTCAAAAATTATGGCTTGAACAAACAGGAGAATTACCTTCATTAAAATCAGTTATAAATGATCCTAAATATAAAAATGATGAATTATTTGGACCTATACTCGATTCTTTGAGTTATGCAGAACCAACATTCTCAAAAGGTTGGGCAAACCCTGCTGGCATGATGAGAGAAGTAGGCTATAATGAAATATTAAATAAGGGAGTACCTGTTAAAGAAGCAGCAGAAAAAGTTGTAGAACAAATAAATATTTATTTAGATGAAACATTCTCACAATTTTAA
- a CDS encoding carbohydrate ABC transporter permease: protein MKLFNKNLNILYIPGILITFIGMFLPIIADKKIMFLKDFNFLGLSFIYVFLALIIANIIINFTKKRKLIMIVSFLQLFFVMYLPFLVKQWKYAYRAKFVLNFFEKANFGWYFLLIGSIFLIIYSFKLFSKKQTIPYMFITPMVFGVSFLTFFPAIFAVIISFRKWNILIPNKPFIGLDNFVKAFTDEYFLNSLWISFKYALAVIPTKIIISFLFAYLIYSLPKFKGFFRVVYFLPTVTSVVAVSVIWNWIYHPYYGLANYIIGLFGMKPVDWLGDPSIAIWAVAAVSIWRGLGYDIIIFLSGLNDIPEAILEASEIDGATRWQKFWKIIIPQVKPSLILIFITSTIGAIQVFSEIYMMTGGNADTKTAVYYIWEYGFSRLQMGYASAMSLILFAIILTITLIQMRVTKLLKED, encoded by the coding sequence ATGAAATTATTCAATAAAAATCTTAATATATTATATATCCCAGGTATTCTTATAACTTTTATAGGTATGTTTTTACCAATTATTGCAGATAAAAAAATAATGTTTCTAAAAGATTTTAATTTCTTGGGACTTTCTTTTATCTATGTGTTTTTAGCTTTAATAATAGCAAATATCATTATTAATTTTACAAAAAAAAGAAAATTAATAATGATAGTATCTTTTTTACAATTGTTTTTTGTAATGTATTTACCATTTCTTGTAAAACAATGGAAATATGCATATAGAGCGAAATTTGTTTTGAACTTTTTTGAAAAAGCAAATTTTGGTTGGTATTTTTTATTGATTGGAAGTATATTTTTAATAATATATTCTTTTAAATTATTTTCTAAAAAACAAACAATACCATATATGTTCATAACACCTATGGTATTTGGAGTAAGTTTCTTAACATTTTTCCCAGCAATATTTGCTGTGATAATAAGTTTTAGAAAATGGAATATATTAATTCCAAATAAACCTTTTATAGGATTAGATAACTTTGTAAAAGCTTTTACAGATGAATATTTTTTAAATTCCTTATGGATAAGTTTTAAGTATGCATTGGCAGTTATACCAACAAAAATAATAATATCATTTTTATTTGCATATCTTATATATTCTTTACCTAAATTCAAAGGTTTTTTTAGAGTAGTGTATTTTTTACCTACAGTTACATCCGTAGTTGCAGTAAGTGTTATATGGAATTGGATATATCATCCATACTATGGACTTGCAAATTATATTATAGGATTATTTGGAATGAAACCTGTAGATTGGCTTGGAGATCCATCAATAGCTATATGGGCTGTTGCAGCTGTTTCTATTTGGAGAGGACTTGGTTATGATATTATAATATTCCTTTCTGGATTAAATGATATACCAGAAGCTATTCTTGAAGCATCAGAAATAGATGGAGCAACGAGATGGCAAAAATTTTGGAAAATAATAATTCCTCAAGTAAAACCATCTTTAATATTAATATTTATAACATCTACTATAGGTGCTATACAAGTATTCTCTGAAATATATATGATGACTGGTGGTAATGCTGATACAAAAACAGCAGTTTATTATATATGGGAATATGGTTTTAGCAGACTTCAAATGGGATATGCAAGTGCAATGTCATTGATACTTTTTGCTATTATATTAACTATAACACTCATTCAAATGAGAGTCACCAAGCTTCTCAAGGAGGATTGA
- a CDS encoding carbohydrate ABC transporter permease, with protein sequence MRSKKKSERLFYIICYVVLSLFAVVMIMPFIWMILSTFKPQNELMTFPPKFFPKHFTLDNYKEVLTTVPFFKYYLNSLLVTTVSVILVLFTSSTAGFAFAKYQFKGKNQIFKLLVSAMMIPFPVTIIPLYIMIYTLGLVDSYIALIITGIVSIFGTFLMRQFILGIPNDLLDAARIDGCNEWMVYRKIILPNIKPVLSALAIFSFMGVWNAFLWPLLVVNGDKHRTVQLGVQYFTQQYGDLVHLQITAAAMAVLPIIILYLFLQKQFIKGITMTGLKG encoded by the coding sequence ATGAGATCCAAGAAAAAAAGTGAAAGATTATTTTATATCATATGTTATGTAGTTTTATCATTATTTGCTGTTGTTATGATAATGCCATTTATATGGATGATACTCTCAACATTTAAACCACAGAATGAATTAATGACATTTCCACCCAAATTTTTTCCAAAACATTTTACCTTAGACAATTATAAAGAGGTATTAACAACAGTACCCTTTTTTAAATATTATTTAAATTCACTTTTAGTAACAACTGTATCAGTTATTTTAGTATTATTTACTTCATCAACAGCTGGATTTGCATTTGCAAAATATCAGTTTAAAGGAAAAAATCAAATATTTAAATTATTGGTTAGTGCTATGATGATACCTTTTCCTGTAACTATAATTCCATTATATATAATGATATATACATTAGGATTGGTAGATTCATATATAGCCTTAATAATAACTGGTATAGTTAGTATATTTGGAACATTTTTAATGAGACAATTCATATTAGGAATTCCGAATGATTTATTAGATGCAGCTCGTATAGATGGATGTAATGAATGGATGGTATATAGAAAAATAATACTTCCAAATATAAAACCTGTATTATCTGCATTAGCTATATTTTCATTCATGGGTGTTTGGAATGCTTTTCTATGGCCATTATTAGTTGTTAATGGAGATAAACATAGAACAGTTCAACTTGGGGTACAATATTTTACCCAACAATATGGAGATCTCGTACATCTTCAAATAACTGCAGCTGCAATGGCTGTATTACCAATAATAATATTATATTTATTTTTACAAAAACAATTTATAAAAGGAATAACAATGACGGGTTTGAAAGGATAG
- a CDS encoding alkaline phosphatase: MKKFLSLIIILSLMIVSYAKPKNVIVIMGDGMGYNHVLLSELLCQANNLEIATKNFQVASLVRNDTLDNVVTDSGAAATAFFCGEKTKLQYVGMDKEQKSLDSLGRILKREGYKVGLITNTRYYDATPAGIYAHAHRRDTEKITKDLVSSNFMDFFVAGGFEKLGVNPFTMKPKKDSELKKINENGYKVYGNNYELLFDSNQERFMAFVAPGDKNFENELITGELPFIDVVEKTVEKIKDDQPLFMFVEAGRIDDASHINNTEAVKSELLMFQKIVNYLTKEFNPEETLFIIFADHETGGLSIFSSTVDGSDITIKWNHTDHTGTYVPFLTYGNSKDIFPKQMHLENVKDVLLKTLEVE, from the coding sequence ATGAAAAAATTTTTATCTTTAATAATAATATTAAGCTTAATGATAGTATCTTATGCAAAACCTAAAAATGTTATTGTAATAATGGGAGATGGCATGGGATATAATCATGTGTTATTATCTGAACTTTTATGTCAAGCAAATAATCTGGAGATAGCAACAAAAAACTTTCAAGTTGCTTCTCTCGTAAGAAATGATACTCTTGATAATGTGGTAACAGATTCTGGTGCGGCTGCAACAGCTTTTTTTTGTGGAGAAAAAACAAAATTACAGTATGTTGGAATGGATAAAGAACAAAAATCTTTAGATTCTCTTGGAAGAATATTAAAAAGAGAAGGTTATAAGGTTGGTTTAATTACAAATACAAGATATTATGATGCAACGCCAGCGGGTATTTATGCACATGCACATAGAAGAGATACAGAAAAAATTACTAAAGATCTTGTTTCTTCTAATTTTATGGATTTTTTTGTAGCAGGAGGATTTGAAAAATTAGGAGTAAATCCTTTTACTATGAAACCAAAAAAAGATTCTGAATTAAAAAAAATAAATGAAAATGGTTATAAAGTATATGGTAATAATTATGAATTATTGTTTGATTCAAATCAAGAAAGGTTTATGGCTTTTGTAGCCCCTGGAGATAAAAATTTTGAAAATGAATTAATAACAGGAGAATTACCTTTTATAGATGTTGTCGAGAAAACAGTAGAAAAAATAAAAGACGATCAACCTCTTTTTATGTTTGTTGAAGCTGGGAGAATAGATGATGCTTCTCATATAAATAATACAGAAGCTGTTAAAAGTGAATTATTAATGTTCCAAAAAATTGTAAATTATTTAACAAAAGAATTTAATCCTGAAGAAACATTGTTTATAATATTTGCCGATCATGAAACAGGAGGATTGTCTATTTTTAGTTCTACTGTTGATGGAAGTGATATAACAATAAAATGGAATCATACAGATCATACAGGCACATATGTTCCATTTTTAACCTATGGAAATTCTAAAGATATATTCCCAAAACAAATGCATCTTGAAAATGTCAAGGATGTACTTCTCAAAACATTAGAGGTGGAATAA
- a CDS encoding endonuclease/exonuclease/phosphatase family protein, producing MKKILFLISLITLFTISFATPLKVMTYNIRHGLGVDDKLDFQRVIDVIKDQDPDILMIQEVDEGRARSYGLRQAKIISKETGMDYYFYATEGKRDYGIAVLSKFKPIEKFGYDLPQPKWMKAVQRGAASMIIDVNGQEVMIVSLHLGLGGIQEIQTELMEAYEVSKKYNIPTLIAGDFNVEYFNLQTGVIEFMKDFKSVNHTIDKQLNTIPADNPGPQIDFIFYSNDDFKIKDVYTVSSYASDHLPVIAEVELK from the coding sequence ATGAAAAAAATATTATTTTTAATAAGTTTAATAACTTTATTTACAATTAGTTTTGCAACTCCATTAAAAGTGATGACATACAATATAAGACATGGACTTGGCGTAGATGATAAATTAGATTTTCAAAGAGTTATTGATGTAATAAAAGATCAAGATCCAGATATATTAATGATTCAAGAAGTAGATGAAGGAAGAGCAAGAAGCTACGGTTTAAGGCAAGCAAAGATAATTTCTAAAGAAACTGGAATGGACTATTATTTTTATGCTACAGAAGGTAAGAGAGACTATGGAATAGCAGTTTTAAGCAAATTTAAACCAATAGAAAAATTTGGATATGATTTACCACAACCAAAATGGATGAAAGCTGTTCAAAGGGGAGCGGCTTCTATGATAATAGATGTAAATGGTCAAGAAGTAATGATAGTAAGCTTACATTTAGGCCTTGGAGGAATACAAGAAATTCAAACAGAATTGATGGAAGCTTATGAAGTTTCAAAAAAATATAATATTCCAACATTAATAGCTGGAGATTTCAATGTGGAATATTTTAATCTACAAACAGGAGTTATTGAATTTATGAAAGATTTTAAATCTGTAAATCATACAATAGATAAACAATTAAACACAATTCCAGCAGATAATCCAGGCCCTCAAATAGATTTTATTTTTTATTCAAACGATGATTTTAAAATAAAAGATGTATACACAGTATCTTCTTATGCATCGGATCATCTTCCAGTTATAGCTGAGGTAGAATTGAAATGA